In Acidobacteriota bacterium, one genomic interval encodes:
- a CDS encoding S9 family peptidase — translation MTKKHFAVCVILLLALAAASPLPFKTSGQAAAPAAQPAKAPRPIELADSLAWKRIASPTVSSDGQWFAHKLTPNEGDSEVVLRRLSDGKEWRFPVGESQGFGGGPGFLGGASADVAFSDDAKWFAFTISPTFKEGKRLKKERKPLQNKVAIVNLATEKKIEFEKIRRFSFSGENAGWVALHRYGADAPPAGPVAAAPSGGSSATAPERATGSDLLLYELATGNELNIGNVADFAFTKKGDWLAWTIDANEKMGNGLQARNMATGAVLPLDSDKASYRGLNWTEKGEALAAVKGVEDKGFEDKLYSVVAVNGFANGSPQKTIYDPRQDKEFPAGLTVSPNRSPSWTEDFSAVLFGIHEVKKKKGGDKPEAPAGAPAAAMRRPQDDEPEKPDLVLWHWKDGRLQSQQQVEEPRDKNFSYLATYRIADKKFNRLADEELRNVTAAPKQKFGIGFDNREYETMGSLDGRRYQDVYVVDLKTGARKLAVKKSRWNYGPSPDGTRFLYFDDGNFFVYDMASGQATNITQKIPSVFWDQEDDHNVVKPPTSVIGWTKDGTSVLLSDDWDIWNVSVNGQATNLTMNGKKDKMRYQNRFRIDPEEKGIDLASPMYVRVYGEWTKKAGIGRIDGGKPGVKMLTWDDAAFGGLMKAKKADVWLYTHESQSEAPNYLVADASLGNAKKITDSNPQQKDFLWSSGAKLIDYTSAKGDKLQGALFLPANYQPGKSYPTVVYIYEKLSQGLNNYTVPTYNGFNKTTYTSNGYAVLMPDIVYKVNDPGMSAVWCVVPALEAAIKTGIVDKDHVGLQGHSWGGYQTSFLVTQTNAFAAAVAGAPLTEMITMYNSIYWNSGGGNMAIFESSQGRFNGSPLDIPEAYMRNSPITHAKNVKTPLVILHNDKDGAVDFTQGIFYYNTLRRLQKPVVMLQYKGENHGLRVPANMKDYTVRMREFFDHYLMGKPAPKWWTDGVPLLKLKDHLEERTPGKPQPIDPLNDN, via the coding sequence ATGACAAAAAAGCATTTCGCCGTATGTGTAATTTTGCTGTTGGCGCTGGCAGCCGCATCCCCGCTGCCGTTCAAAACATCCGGGCAAGCCGCTGCGCCAGCGGCGCAACCCGCCAAAGCTCCGCGACCGATTGAGCTGGCGGACAGTCTGGCGTGGAAACGCATTGCGTCGCCGACGGTTTCCAGCGATGGCCAATGGTTCGCGCATAAGTTGACGCCGAACGAAGGCGACAGCGAAGTCGTGTTGCGCCGGTTGAGCGATGGCAAAGAATGGCGTTTCCCCGTCGGTGAATCGCAAGGCTTTGGCGGCGGGCCGGGCTTTTTGGGCGGCGCTTCGGCAGATGTAGCGTTTTCGGATGATGCGAAATGGTTTGCCTTCACCATCTCGCCGACTTTCAAAGAAGGCAAACGGCTCAAGAAAGAACGCAAGCCGCTGCAAAACAAAGTCGCCATCGTCAATCTGGCCACGGAAAAGAAAATCGAGTTTGAAAAGATTCGCCGCTTCAGCTTTTCGGGCGAAAATGCCGGTTGGGTTGCGCTGCATCGGTACGGAGCCGATGCGCCGCCAGCCGGGCCTGTTGCCGCTGCGCCCAGCGGTGGAAGCAGCGCGACGGCGCCGGAACGCGCGACAGGATCGGATTTGCTTTTGTATGAACTGGCCACTGGCAATGAATTGAACATCGGCAACGTTGCCGATTTCGCCTTCACCAAAAAAGGCGATTGGCTGGCGTGGACGATTGATGCCAACGAAAAAATGGGAAATGGGTTGCAGGCGCGCAATATGGCCACGGGCGCGGTGCTGCCGCTCGACAGCGACAAAGCCAGCTACCGCGGTTTGAACTGGACGGAAAAAGGTGAAGCGCTGGCCGCCGTCAAAGGCGTCGAGGACAAAGGATTTGAAGACAAGCTGTACAGCGTTGTTGCGGTGAATGGCTTCGCCAACGGTTCGCCCCAGAAAACCATTTATGATCCGCGCCAGGACAAAGAATTTCCTGCGGGCTTGACCGTTAGCCCGAATCGAAGCCCAAGCTGGACGGAAGATTTCAGCGCCGTACTGTTTGGCATTCACGAAGTCAAAAAGAAAAAAGGGGGCGATAAGCCTGAAGCGCCTGCTGGCGCTCCTGCCGCCGCAATGCGCCGCCCGCAGGACGATGAACCGGAAAAACCAGACCTCGTGTTATGGCACTGGAAAGACGGGCGGTTGCAATCGCAGCAGCAAGTCGAAGAACCGCGCGACAAGAATTTCAGCTATCTGGCCACTTATCGAATCGCGGACAAAAAGTTCAATCGCTTGGCCGATGAAGAGCTTCGCAATGTGACCGCCGCGCCGAAACAGAAATTCGGCATCGGTTTCGACAACCGAGAATATGAAACGATGGGCAGCCTGGATGGTCGTCGGTATCAGGACGTTTACGTTGTGGATTTGAAAACCGGCGCGCGCAAACTGGCCGTGAAAAAGAGCCGCTGGAATTACGGCCCTTCGCCCGATGGGACGCGGTTCCTGTATTTCGACGATGGAAATTTCTTCGTCTACGACATGGCTTCGGGGCAGGCGACCAACATCACGCAAAAAATTCCTTCTGTGTTTTGGGATCAGGAAGACGATCACAACGTCGTTAAACCGCCGACCAGCGTCATTGGCTGGACGAAAGACGGCACTTCGGTGCTGCTTTCCGACGATTGGGACATTTGGAATGTTTCCGTCAATGGTCAGGCGACCAACCTGACGATGAACGGCAAGAAAGACAAAATGCGGTACCAGAACCGGTTCCGCATTGATCCGGAAGAAAAGGGAATTGATCTGGCTTCACCGATGTATGTTCGTGTGTATGGCGAATGGACGAAGAAAGCGGGCATTGGCCGCATTGACGGCGGCAAACCCGGCGTGAAGATGTTGACGTGGGATGACGCGGCGTTCGGCGGATTGATGAAAGCCAAAAAAGCCGATGTCTGGCTATACACGCATGAATCGCAGTCCGAAGCGCCGAACTATCTGGTTGCGGATGCTTCACTTGGCAATGCAAAGAAAATCACCGATTCCAATCCGCAGCAGAAAGATTTCCTTTGGTCTTCGGGCGCGAAACTGATTGATTACACCTCGGCCAAAGGTGACAAGCTGCAAGGCGCGTTGTTCCTGCCCGCAAACTATCAACCGGGCAAGAGCTATCCGACGGTTGTGTACATTTACGAAAAACTTTCGCAGGGGCTGAACAACTATACCGTGCCGACCTACAACGGCTTCAATAAAACCACGTACACCAGCAATGGTTACGCAGTGTTGATGCCGGACATTGTGTACAAGGTGAATGATCCCGGAATGTCCGCCGTTTGGTGCGTGGTACCCGCGCTGGAGGCCGCCATCAAAACCGGCATCGTGGACAAAGACCACGTCGGATTGCAGGGACATTCCTGGGGCGGGTATCAAACTTCGTTTTTGGTGACGCAAACGAACGCCTTTGCCGCGGCGGTAGCGGGCGCTCCGCTGACCGAAATGATCACAATGTACAACTCGATTTACTGGAATTCGGGCGGCGGCAACATGGCGATTTTTGAAAGCAGCCAGGGCCGTTTCAACGGCAGCCCGCTGGATATTCCCGAAGCGTACATGCGCAACTCGCCGATCACGCATGCCAAGAACGTCAAAACGCCGCTCGTGATTTTGCACAACGACAAAGACGGCGCGGTGGATTTCACGCAAGGCATTTTTTATTACAACACGCTGCGGCGGCTGCAAAAACCCGTGGTGATGTTGCAATACAAAGGCGAAAATCACGGCCTTCGCGTTCCGGCCAACATGAAGGATTACACCGTGCGAATGCGCGAATTTTTTGACCATTACCTGATGGGCAAACCCGCGCCGAAATGGTGGACGGATGGCGTGCCATTATTGAAGCTGAAGGATCATCTGGAAGAGCGCACGCCTGGCAAACCGCAACCGATTGATCCGCTGAACGACAACTGA
- a CDS encoding amidohydrolase family protein: MIWRLVAAATVFVALTGFSFEQRHSLAITKVSLIDATGKPAQSNMTVVVTGDRISAIGKTGKVKLPANPEIVDGSGKFLIPGLWDSHLHLTIATDQAGTTELLAPMLVAYGVTTVREMGGDWQRIQQLRKAIADGQIVGPRIFAPGPFVDGPQPADVNFLPVGNEAEARQAVRKLKADGVDFIKIQANLSPETWRAIVDESQKAGIPVVGHIPETVSAFDVARSAQRSVEHISPVIPGDAGIMLACSSRETELRAELAAIKKAAEDKNANRQQLRLRQRDLQRAMAASYDAKKCETLFALFVKHQIHVVPTAIFGKRFAPLDERDLPNDDSLNLIPASMRARWDKRRAEVVKASSPDDFAFRQMLFAKSRDLISAMIRAKVPLLTGTDALDGYVLPGASLHDELGLLVESGMMPMAALQSATRDAAKFMGKLDSVGTIESGKIADLILLDADPLQFIENTRRIHAVILGGKLISSSQLQTMKTKMETYAKEH, from the coding sequence ATGATTTGGCGATTGGTTGCGGCGGCAACGGTCTTTGTTGCGCTGACAGGGTTTTCTTTCGAGCAAAGACATTCGCTGGCCATTACGAAAGTCAGTTTGATTGACGCTACCGGAAAGCCAGCACAATCCAACATGACGGTGGTCGTTACGGGCGACCGGATTTCGGCAATCGGCAAAACCGGCAAGGTCAAACTTCCGGCAAACCCGGAAATTGTGGACGGATCTGGAAAGTTTCTGATTCCCGGTTTATGGGATTCGCATTTGCATCTGACGATTGCCACCGATCAAGCCGGAACCACGGAATTGCTTGCGCCGATGCTGGTGGCGTACGGCGTGACGACGGTGCGGGAAATGGGCGGCGATTGGCAACGTATTCAGCAATTGCGAAAGGCTATTGCCGACGGGCAAATCGTTGGCCCGCGCATTTTTGCTCCGGGGCCGTTTGTAGATGGCCCGCAACCAGCAGACGTGAATTTTCTTCCGGTGGGCAACGAAGCCGAAGCTCGGCAGGCGGTTCGCAAGTTGAAAGCCGACGGCGTTGATTTCATCAAAATCCAGGCCAATTTGTCGCCGGAAACGTGGCGAGCGATTGTGGATGAATCGCAGAAAGCCGGAATTCCCGTCGTTGGGCACATCCCGGAAACCGTCAGCGCGTTTGATGTGGCGCGTTCGGCGCAACGAAGCGTCGAACATATTTCGCCGGTTATTCCCGGAGACGCAGGGATTATGCTGGCCTGTTCCAGCCGGGAAACGGAGTTGCGAGCGGAACTGGCAGCGATCAAAAAAGCCGCCGAAGACAAAAACGCCAATCGCCAGCAGTTACGTCTGCGCCAGCGCGATTTGCAACGGGCAATGGCGGCCAGCTACGACGCAAAAAAATGCGAAACGCTGTTTGCGCTCTTCGTCAAACATCAAATTCACGTGGTGCCAACGGCGATTTTCGGCAAACGCTTTGCTCCGCTCGACGAACGCGATTTACCGAATGATGATTCGCTGAACCTGATTCCGGCTTCGATGCGCGCGCGTTGGGATAAACGCCGCGCTGAGGTGGTCAAGGCGAGTTCGCCGGACGATTTTGCGTTTCGCCAAATGCTCTTCGCCAAATCGCGCGACCTGATTTCTGCGATGATTCGCGCCAAGGTTCCGCTGCTGACCGGAACGGATGCGCTGGACGGATATGTTCTGCCGGGCGCGAGTTTGCACGACGAACTTGGGTTGCTGGTCGAATCCGGAATGATGCCGATGGCGGCTTTGCAGTCGGCGACGCGAGATGCCGCGAAATTCATGGGCAAACTCGATTCAGTTGGAACAATCGAATCCGGAAAAATTGCTGATCTGATATTGCTGGATGCTGACCCGCTGCAATTCATCGAAAACACGCGACGCATTCACGCCGTCATTCTTGGCGGCAAGCTGATTTCCTCATCGCAACTGCAAACGATGAAAACAAAGATGGAAACTTATGCCAAAGAGCACTAA
- a CDS encoding DinB family protein produces MKFHSINDILAANEAATARFTSEAAVVNGAQAAFRPAESEWTIGEIVEHVNIVNGGFLRITHKLLRQAEADPKPAPADLNLGGVIVNENGEQAPKFEAPETVRPKGGVSIADAVAGIQQIIAGFAEIKPRLEAVDLSEQKFPHPVAGPLSGYQWLILLAEHSDRHLGQIRRVKTSPGFPC; encoded by the coding sequence ATGAAATTTCATTCCATCAATGACATTCTGGCAGCAAACGAAGCTGCGACCGCCCGGTTTACTTCAGAAGCTGCCGTCGTCAATGGAGCGCAGGCTGCATTTCGTCCGGCTGAGAGCGAATGGACGATTGGCGAAATCGTCGAACACGTCAACATCGTCAATGGCGGATTTCTGCGCATTACACACAAACTATTGCGGCAGGCAGAAGCCGATCCCAAACCCGCTCCTGCGGATTTGAACCTGGGCGGAGTGATCGTCAATGAAAATGGCGAACAGGCTCCAAAGTTTGAAGCCCCTGAGACGGTTCGTCCGAAAGGCGGAGTTTCGATTGCGGATGCCGTGGCGGGAATTCAACAAATAATTGCCGGGTTTGCCGAAATCAAACCTCGACTGGAAGCAGTGGATTTGTCAGAACAAAAGTTTCCGCATCCTGTGGCCGGGCCGCTCAGTGGGTATCAATGGTTGATTTTGCTGGCGGAACATTCCGATCGCCATCTGGGGCAGATTAGGCGCGTGAAAACCTCGCCAGGATTTCCCTGCTGA
- the speB gene encoding agmatinase — MKPALIGIPWDEMSSFLRGASEAPPLIRAALFSSASNPFSEAGIAVTREAVHDAGDIEATTGEAMMQRIEATIADLLEDGYKPISLGGDHAITFPIIHAFAKKYRRLSILHFDAHPDLYDEFEGNRFSHACPFARILEAGLVERLVQVGIRCLTDHQRQQIERFGIEVIEMRDYRDDWPIDFDTPVYISFDVDGLDPAFAPGVSHREPGGLSSRQAINTILNLNAEIVGADIVEFNPRMDVAKLTETVCAKIVKEIAAQMLM; from the coding sequence ATGAAGCCAGCACTGATCGGAATTCCCTGGGATGAAATGTCTTCGTTTCTGCGTGGAGCGTCGGAAGCGCCGCCGCTGATTCGCGCGGCGTTGTTTTCATCGGCGTCGAATCCGTTCAGCGAAGCGGGCATTGCAGTAACTCGCGAAGCCGTTCACGACGCCGGTGACATTGAAGCGACAACCGGTGAAGCGATGATGCAACGAATCGAAGCGACAATTGCTGATCTGTTGGAAGATGGCTATAAGCCGATTTCGCTCGGCGGCGACCACGCGATAACTTTTCCAATTATTCACGCTTTTGCCAAAAAGTACCGGCGATTGAGCATTCTTCATTTCGATGCCCATCCTGATTTGTATGACGAATTCGAAGGCAATCGTTTTTCACATGCCTGCCCGTTTGCTCGAATTTTGGAAGCTGGATTGGTTGAACGATTGGTACAGGTTGGCATTCGATGTTTGACCGATCATCAGCGCCAGCAAATCGAACGCTTCGGCATCGAAGTCATCGAAATGCGTGATTATCGCGACGATTGGCCGATTGATTTCGACACGCCGGTATACATTTCCTTTGATGTGGATGGGCTTGATCCGGCGTTCGCTCCCGGAGTTTCGCACCGCGAACCCGGCGGGCTTTCTTCGCGGCAGGCGATCAACACAATTCTCAACCTGAACGCCGAAATCGTCGGCGCCGACATCGTCGAATTCAACCCGCGAATGGATGTCGCCAAGTTGACTGAAACCGTTTGCGCCAAAATCGTCAAAGAAATTGCAGCGCAAATGCTGATGTAA
- a CDS encoding tetratricopeptide repeat protein, translating to MKNRIYAVTVLLTLLIIGFAAIAKADDISEAFERGNDAFNRGAYERAIFEYRAALIWPGQHEARAHFNIGVCHYKLGRLRDAVGEYRKAIKDREGKYPPASYALGVALQGLQRHREAREAFAQAVEASGNKHAPALFELGLYAQTAQEYQAAVEYYVRSIKQSKEQIPSAHNNLGVILASFGQMDGAVREFEIALDQSRGKFDVARENLVMCRQLLNAKSSTLIAELKTSGSQNQINLAND from the coding sequence ATGAAAAATCGAATCTATGCCGTGACTGTTTTGCTGACGCTGTTGATAATCGGCTTTGCTGCGATTGCCAAAGCCGACGACATTTCCGAAGCCTTTGAACGAGGAAATGACGCATTCAATCGAGGTGCTTATGAACGAGCGATTTTTGAATATCGCGCCGCGCTGATCTGGCCCGGTCAACACGAAGCGCGCGCGCATTTCAACATCGGTGTTTGCCATTACAAACTGGGCCGGTTGCGTGATGCGGTCGGCGAATACCGCAAAGCCATCAAAGACAGGGAAGGCAAATATCCGCCCGCTTCCTATGCTTTGGGTGTCGCGCTGCAAGGACTTCAACGACACCGCGAAGCCCGCGAGGCTTTTGCGCAAGCCGTCGAAGCGTCGGGCAACAAACACGCTCCGGCCTTGTTTGAATTGGGACTATATGCGCAAACGGCGCAGGAATATCAGGCAGCGGTGGAGTATTACGTTCGCTCGATCAAACAGTCGAAAGAGCAGATTCCATCGGCCCACAACAATCTGGGTGTGATCCTGGCCAGTTTCGGGCAGATGGATGGAGCAGTTCGCGAGTTTGAAATTGCGCTCGACCAATCGCGCGGAAAGTTCGATGTTGCCCGTGAGAATTTGGTGATGTGCCGCCAATTATTGAACGCGAAATCTTCGACCTTGATCGCGGAACTGAAAACCAGCGGCAGCCAAAACCAAATCAATTTGGCGAACGACTGA
- a CDS encoding maleylpyruvate isomerase N-terminal domain-containing protein, with amino-acid sequence MKPVEPIFVADLFGEIHEELLKLLRGLSNEDWYKPTVAGSWLVRDIAAHLLDSDIRRLSFQRDQAPMVPPDNPIGGYADLVGFLNQLNADWIKATKRISPQLLIEFLSVTGAQVAALFKSLDAFAPALFGVAWAGEETSENWFDIAREYTEKWHHQQQIRDAVGAAPLYSRKWLHPVLNSFVRALPVNYDATPANPGTQISFVISGEAGDVWTLVKETEGWRLFTGAADNIVCRIEFDQDTAWRLMTKGLSRDQAKTKLTVQGDAAWAEPLLGTLAVMA; translated from the coding sequence ATGAAGCCAGTAGAACCAATTTTCGTCGCTGACCTGTTCGGCGAAATTCACGAAGAGTTGCTCAAGCTGCTGCGCGGTTTATCCAATGAAGACTGGTACAAGCCGACTGTCGCCGGTTCGTGGTTGGTGCGCGACATCGCCGCACACCTGCTGGACAGCGATATTCGGCGGCTGTCGTTTCAGCGCGATCAAGCGCCGATGGTTCCTCCGGACAATCCGATTGGCGGTTATGCCGACCTGGTTGGTTTTTTGAACCAGCTCAATGCCGATTGGATCAAGGCGACAAAACGCATCAGCCCGCAATTGTTGATTGAGTTTCTTTCTGTGACCGGCGCGCAAGTCGCCGCGCTGTTCAAATCGCTCGACGCTTTTGCACCTGCGCTGTTTGGCGTCGCCTGGGCGGGTGAAGAAACGTCTGAAAACTGGTTCGACATTGCGCGCGAATACACGGAAAAGTGGCATCACCAGCAACAGATTCGGGATGCCGTCGGCGCTGCGCCGCTGTACAGCCGCAAATGGCTGCACCCAGTGCTGAATTCCTTTGTGCGCGCTTTGCCGGTGAATTACGACGCGACGCCAGCCAATCCCGGCACGCAGATTTCGTTCGTCATTTCAGGCGAAGCGGGAGATGTTTGGACGTTGGTAAAAGAGACAGAAGGTTGGCGGTTGTTTACCGGCGCTGCCGACAACATCGTTTGCAGAATTGAATTCGACCAGGACACGGCCTGGCGATTGATGACCAAAGGGCTTTCGCGCGACCAAGCCAAAACCAAACTCACTGTGCAGGGCGATGCCGCCTGGGCTGAACCCTTGCTCGGAACACTGGCCGTGATGGCCTGA
- a CDS encoding PQQ-binding-like beta-propeller repeat protein, producing MNARRLLNSTLMMILIAASCLPALGGEDWSRFRGPNGTGVSAETNLPTEFGPDKSVVWKTPLPAGHSSPVFSRTRIFVTAHDGDKKSGKLVVIALDRKSGKELWRREVPRAKTGRLENVNGPASASPVTDGENVYAYFQDFGMISFTADGKERWRIPMEPYNIFYGYGASPTLVDDKVILPVDQDGGAFLLAVNKNTGKKVWKIDRPEVISGYSTPMIYQPKSGPKQLVLPESFQVSAYSVADGKRVWWVRGLACEMKSVASYDNEYLYINGWGFPLNQPGRQIPTVSFEEGLKKYDKNNDGFVAKEEIVGDDQMSKVLSPNYGFDAFDGNRDNKLDAKDWQVFRAMMASENGLLSIKLGGQGDMTASAIHWKYQRPVPQVPSTLLYQGTLFMVNDSGILISFDPATGNVIKQGRLKGAIDKYFASPVGADGKVYLISQDGTVSVVKAAGEWEVLAVNALGDEVFATPAFADGKLFIRTKSTLYCFGK from the coding sequence ATGAACGCACGCCGATTGTTGAATTCAACACTGATGATGATTTTGATCGCCGCCAGTTGCTTGCCCGCATTGGGCGGCGAAGATTGGTCGCGATTTCGTGGCCCGAACGGCACAGGTGTTTCGGCGGAAACCAATTTGCCGACCGAATTTGGCCCTGACAAAAGCGTTGTTTGGAAAACGCCGCTGCCGGCGGGACATTCCTCGCCAGTGTTTTCGCGCACGCGTATTTTCGTAACGGCGCACGACGGCGACAAAAAATCCGGCAAGCTGGTCGTCATCGCGCTGGATCGCAAGTCGGGCAAAGAACTTTGGCGGCGCGAAGTCCCGCGCGCCAAAACCGGACGGCTGGAAAACGTCAACGGCCCGGCTTCGGCCAGTCCTGTCACCGACGGCGAAAACGTGTATGCGTACTTTCAGGATTTCGGAATGATTTCGTTTACAGCCGACGGCAAAGAGCGTTGGCGCATTCCCATGGAACCGTACAACATTTTTTATGGCTACGGCGCTTCGCCGACTCTGGTGGATGACAAGGTGATTCTGCCCGTGGATCAGGACGGCGGCGCGTTTCTGCTGGCCGTCAATAAAAACACCGGCAAAAAAGTTTGGAAAATTGATCGTCCCGAAGTCATTTCCGGCTACTCGACACCAATGATTTACCAGCCGAAATCCGGACCGAAACAGTTGGTCTTGCCGGAATCGTTTCAGGTTTCGGCGTATTCCGTCGCTGACGGCAAGCGCGTCTGGTGGGTGCGCGGACTGGCTTGTGAAATGAAATCCGTGGCCAGTTACGACAACGAATACCTGTACATCAACGGCTGGGGCTTTCCGCTGAATCAACCCGGCAGGCAAATTCCAACCGTCAGCTTTGAAGAAGGTCTGAAAAAATACGACAAAAACAACGATGGGTTCGTCGCCAAAGAAGAAATCGTCGGCGATGATCAAATGTCCAAGGTGCTCAGCCCGAATTACGGCTTTGACGCCTTTGACGGCAATCGCGACAACAAACTCGACGCCAAAGACTGGCAGGTATTTCGCGCAATGATGGCTTCGGAAAACGGGCTGCTTTCAATCAAACTCGGCGGGCAAGGCGATATGACCGCCTCGGCGATTCACTGGAAGTATCAGCGCCCCGTACCGCAAGTGCCGTCCACCTTGCTTTATCAGGGGACGCTGTTTATGGTGAATGACAGCGGCATCTTGATTTCTTTTGACCCTGCGACAGGCAACGTCATCAAACAAGGCAGACTGAAAGGAGCGATTGACAAATACTTCGCTTCGCCGGTCGGCGCTGATGGCAAGGTGTATTTGATTAGTCAGGACGGAACCGTTTCCGTGGTCAAAGCCGCTGGCGAATGGGAAGTGCTGGCCGTGAATGCGCTCGGCGATGAAGTTTTCGCGACGCCAGCTTTTGCCGATGGCAAGTTGTTCATTCGCACAAAAAGCACGCTGTATTGCTTCGGCAAGTGA
- a CDS encoding helix-turn-helix domain-containing protein produces the protein MATPQRLINEARLAQDSHVPVPKMFGKSAEWEGVKVVHYRIEPGELPARAHKTHEVFVPMAGAVTIEGNGQDGAPARRRRVPGDISVTPAGIHYSAHWEEELEYLTVFLTDDYLKRATVDFEANRNARIVLSCGPQDALVRSIGHALANELDAEMPTGKLYAESLVNTLAVHLLRHYSTDSVVPDLHFGGLPAHKLRRVNEFVSENLENDISLAEIAQAAGLSPFHFARSFKQTTGLTPIQFLTQRRVEQAKQMLVEDELPIVEVGLRVGFKNQSHFTTLFRKLTTMTPKAYREAALR, from the coding sequence ATGGCAACACCACAAAGGTTAATCAACGAAGCCAGACTTGCTCAGGATTCGCACGTTCCCGTTCCGAAGATGTTTGGGAAATCGGCGGAATGGGAAGGCGTGAAGGTAGTTCATTACCGCATTGAACCGGGAGAATTGCCCGCGCGGGCTCACAAAACGCATGAAGTTTTCGTTCCAATGGCCGGAGCCGTCACCATTGAAGGGAATGGGCAAGACGGGGCTCCTGCACGGCGGCGGCGCGTTCCGGGCGACATTAGCGTGACGCCTGCCGGAATTCACTATTCGGCGCATTGGGAAGAAGAGCTTGAGTACTTGACCGTGTTTTTGACAGATGATTATCTGAAACGTGCCACCGTTGATTTCGAAGCCAATCGAAATGCGCGAATCGTGTTGTCCTGTGGTCCGCAGGACGCCCTGGTCCGCTCCATTGGACACGCACTGGCAAACGAATTGGATGCGGAAATGCCTACGGGCAAATTGTACGCGGAATCGCTGGTCAACACCCTGGCCGTGCATTTGCTGCGACATTATTCGACCGATAGTGTCGTGCCCGACCTGCATTTCGGCGGGTTGCCCGCGCACAAATTGCGGCGCGTGAATGAGTTTGTCTCAGAAAATCTGGAAAATGACATTTCGCTGGCCGAAATTGCCCAGGCTGCAGGATTAAGTCCGTTCCATTTTGCCCGTTCATTCAAACAAACGACCGGGTTGACACCGATTCAGTTTTTGACGCAGCGCCGCGTTGAACAGGCCAAACAAATGCTGGTTGAAGATGAGTTGCCGATTGTGGAGGTTGGTTTGCGCGTCGGCTTCAAAAACCAAAGCCACTTCACCACATTATTTCGCAAGCTAACGACAATGACGCCAAAGGCTTACCGCGAAGCAGCGTTGCGGTAA